A genomic segment from Schistocerca piceifrons isolate TAMUIC-IGC-003096 chromosome 4, iqSchPice1.1, whole genome shotgun sequence encodes:
- the LOC124795156 gene encoding uncharacterized protein LOC124795156, giving the protein MKTMARFVTLFIATLIAISQAAPRPQSGTTENQKANSGSASSSPGNVPNSASNTDSSGATDPIAIIIPREYANNLLASAIISGLTGSSNSANNPLANNQLANNPLAALISVIPNTINAERDRFSSAVENLVKGNVDPIADSIESAATTGGRVLSNGLRVFSAWPTFFGHVIG; this is encoded by the exons ATGAAAACCATGGCACGCTTTGTAACGTTGTTCATCGCCACTCTCATTGCTATTTCACAG GCTGCTCCTCGGCCGCAGAGCGGAACCACTGAGAACCAGAAGGCGAATAGCGGCTCTGCCTCTTCGTCCCCTGGAAACGTGCCCAACTCAGCATCAAACACCGACTCCTCGGGAGCGACAGACCCTATAGCTATAATAATTCCTCGTGAATACGCCAACAACTTGTTAGCTTCCGCCATCATCAGCGGACTCACCGGCAGTAGTAACAGTGCCAACAACCCACTTGCAAACAACCAACTTGCCAACAACCCACTCGCTGCCCTGATCTCCGTCATCCCGAACACCATCAACGCTGAGAGGGATCGCTTTTCGTCGGCCGTCGAAAATCTCGTCAAGGGTAATGTTGACCCCATCGCCGATTCAATAGAGAGTGCCGCGACGACTGGTGGCAGGGTCTTGTCCAATGGCCTTAGGGTATTCAGCGCTTGGCCAACATTCTTCGGGCACGTGATAGGCTGA